AAGTTTATTTTAATTAGTGCTGTACAAAAACCGCCGCTTGTTTCCCAATCGCGATTGGTAAACATTTCAATATCTCCGCCATAACGATATCCTCCGCTAATACCAAGCACAATTTTAGAAACAACAGGAATGCTTGCCCCTACTTTAACATACCCACCCCAAGCGCCACCACTGTCCGATTCGGTGGATTCCGGATCTGAAACCTTAATATCAACAAGGCATAGGTACCCTCCTAACCCGGCATTTAAGGTAATTTTCTCCGCGATTTTATAAGAAAAAACAGGTCCCAAGGAAATATAATCCACGTCTACATCGGCCACCTCTTGATTTTCAGCAAGTAGATCAAGATCTGATTCGTCAAGCCTGAATCCAGACCAAGACGCTTCAATTCCGATACTATCAGTAATTTTAACTCCCATTCCTACATTAAGGCCTAGTTTGCCGTCAATATTAATATCAGATTTGTCATCAACCTTTAAGCTTCCGAAAAACATATATTCCGGACCGGCAAAGATGGTGACTCTTCCAAAATCTTCCTCGGCTCTTTCTTCTGCCAATGAGATTGGAACCGCAAAACAAACTACCATAAACAACGCAAATACTAAAACTATAATCCTTTTCATAACAATGCCCTCCTTACAAGCATAATACTATTATTAATAAAAATAAAAAATCTGAACAAATTGTCTACCTCCTTTCATTTGCTTAAATTATTTCGTTAACAATAGCGAAAAATTTTAAAAGATCAGAAATTATAACAAAAAAAACATTAATCCAATGAATTCTTGTTTAATTTTGAATAAACACTATATTATAACTTAAATCTTGTCAAGTTTATTTAGTAATACGCAAAAACTTATGGCAGTTTTTCAAAAACTACTCTACAATTTCCAACAATCTAATTTTACACCTCTCCGCCATGTCTTCAATGATAATTCCCTCTTTTAGTAAATCCCCCCTGATTTTATCCGCCTCCGCGTAATTTTTTTCTTTTCTCGCTTTCCCTCTATTTGAAATCATCGTTTGAACCGTTTTAGTCGCCAATATTTTAGTCAGCCGCTCCTGATAATTTTCAAAAAGCGGTTTGATAAATCCGAAAACTTGGTCAATTTCAAAAATATATTTTTCTATCTCCCGCGCTTGGCTAGATGATATTCGCGGCATTATTTTATAAACCTCTTCTATAAAATCAAAGAGAGCCGCCAGAGCTAAACTAATATTTAAATCACTATCCATCGCTTTTTTAAATTCTTCCCTATTTCGCGATATTGTATTTTTAATATCTAAATTATTACTCCCGCCGTTAGTAATAAAAGAAAGCTCCGCCAAAAAACTCAAAAACTTTTCCGCAATTATTTTCGCTTCCTTAAAATCATCAAAAGAAAAATCCAGAATCTTGCGGTAATGCGTTTTTAATAAAACCAATCTTAATAAAAGCGGATTGCATCCCTTCTCTTGAATGTCGCGCAGAGTGTAAAAATTCCCGAGCGACTTGCTCATTTTTTTGCCATTCACAAGCAAATGCTCGTTATGCGCCCAGTAATTGACGAATTTTTTTTCCGTCGCCGCTTCCGATTGGGCGATTTCGTTCGTGTGGTGCGGAAAAACCAAATCCGCCCCGCCCGTGTGAATATCAAACCGTTCTCCTAAATATTTCATTGACATTGCCGAACATTCAATATGCCAGCCCGGCCGTCCTTTTCCAAGTTCCGTCTCCCAAAAAACATCCCCGTCCTCCTTCTGCCACGCCTTCCATAAAACAAAATCATTCGCTTCTTCTTTTTCATATTCGTCGCTAATATTTAGCCGCCCGCTAGCATTCTTTTTTAATGTTCTTTTTTCTAATCGCGCCAATTCGCCGTATTTTTTAAATTTCGAAATATCAAAATAGATTGAACCGCCTGACTCGTAGGCAGAGCCATTTTTAAGTAATTTTTGAACCAAAGCGACCATTTCGGAAATATGCTCCGTCGCCTTGGGCAGAACATTCGGCATTTCCACATTCAACGCCTCCATGTCTTTAATAAATTCTTTTGTGTAAAATTCAGTAAATTCTTTAAGCGTCTGGCCTTTTTTTTGGCTATCTCTAATCGTCTTATCGTCAATATCTGTAATATTCATCACCTGCTCAACCTCAAAACCGCTGAACGCCAAATACCGCCTCAAAAGGTCGGCAAAAACATACGCTCTCAAATTTCCGATATGGGCGAAATCATAAACAGTCGGTCCGCAAGAATACATCCCGACCTTGCCTTTTTTAATCGGCTTAAAAACCTCGCTTTTCCTCGTTAGGGTATTAAACAATCTCAACATATTTTTATTCTATCATACAAACAAAAACCGCGAAAGTTAAAAGCGGCCTTTTGGACCGCTTTGTTGTGTTATTATAGTGGAAGCCCTCCGCCGCCAGGCTCAAGTTCTTTTCCGCATTTTGGGCATTTTCCGGGACGGTTAACTACCACTCTCTGGTTATGATCATGACCGCTGATATTGTAACAAAAATGCCATTTAGAATTAATCGGCGCGAGATAACGCCCTTCCTCGCAAACCCCTTGATTGCGATTGTCCATATAATCATTTACTATCACGCTTCTTTCCTCTTCGCCATGTTCTGTGTCAAGCATATCGACCATAAATACCCCTTTTTTCTCCCTAAAATTGTTAAAAAACTATATCCTCTTATCTTTTTTAATATCCTGCCTTATTTTCTCCATAAAATCAAACATAAAACGCAAATTATGAATTGTCGCCAGGCGCGCCGCGAGTATTTCTTTTGCTCTGAAAAGATGATGTAAATAGGCGCGAGTGAAATTTTGACAAGTATAACACTGGCAATTTTTCATAATTGGTTTTTTATCTATTTTATAAGTTGTTTTAAAAATATCCAATTTGCCTCGCTCAGTCAATAGCGTCCCATGCCTCGCCAGTCGCGTCGGCTCAACGCAGTCAAAAAGGTCAATTCCTCTTTTAACCGCTTCTCTAACATCTTCTAAATACCCAATACCTAATAAATGGCGCAGCTTGTTTTCGGGAAGATAGGGAATAATCCAATCAAGCGCCTTTTTCATCTCGCCTTTCCCAAACGAACCTCCTATTCCAAATCCATCAAAAGGCATTTCGCCGATAAAGCGCGCGCTTTCTTTTCTTAAATCCTCAAAAAGACCGCCTTGAACAATGCCAAAAAGAAATTGATTATCTTTATTTTTCGCCTTTAAACATCTTTCTGCCCAGCGATGCGTCCGTCCCATCGCCTTTTTTGTGTAATCATAATCTGCCAAAGGAGAAGAACATTCATCAAAAGCGAAAATAATATCAGCGCCTAAGTCCTCTTGAATCTTGATTGAAATTTCTGGCGTAAAGCGATGCGCGGAACCGTCCAAATGAGAGGTAAAATCAACCCCCTCCTCATCAATCTTGACTAATGAAGCATGGGAGGAATGGGGACAGTCCCCAATTTTTGGGGACTGTCCCCATTCCTTTTCCCCCTCTTTCAAAATCTTACCAACCTTATCTTGAATCGCCATCCCTAAACTAAAAACCTGAAAACCGCCACTATCAGTCGCCGTCACTCCTTGCCAATTCATAAATTTATGCAGCCCGCCCATCTTCTTTACAATTTTATTCCCCGGCTGAAGATACAAATGATAAGCGTTAGCCAAAACGCCCTCAAAACCAATTTTTTTAATATCTTCCGGGGTTAATCCTTTAACCGACGCCTTAGTCGCCACGGGAAAAAACGCCGGCGTTCTCATTACCCCGTTAGCGGTTTTAATCACTCCCAACCGCGCCTGCGATTTTGAATGTTTTTTTGTAATTTTGAAAAATGACATAAATTTATGCTTGTTGGGGGCTGCCCCCGCAACGGGGGCAGCCCCCAACTCTTTATTCTCTTATTTTATATCCCGCCACTCCAAACGCGACTACCACATTAAGCGACTCTTTCTTCCCCGCCATCGGCAAATGAATAATCTTATCTGATTTTTTCAAAACCGAAAGCGAGACGCCTTTAACTTCATTTCCAATCACCAAAGCCATCGGAAATTTCGGCTTGAATTTATTATAAGCGACGCTATTTTTCGTCTGCTCTAAAGCGACGATAAAAACGCCTTCTTTCTTAAGTTTGTCAATGACTCGCCATATTTGCGAATGATATTCCCACGGAATATTTTTTTCCGCGCCTAAAGCGGTCTTTGAAATTTTATCTCGCGGCGGCTTTCCGCAAATCCCGCATAAAAAAATTTTATCAACGCCCAAAGCATCGGCTGTCCTAAAGACCGAACCGATATTCTCCAAACTGCGAATATTATCGCAAACAACATAAAATTTATTTTTTCCCATATCGTCCTGAGTTTGGGGGCTGCCCCCGCAGCGGGGGCAGCCCCCAAACAAATCAAAGTTAAAGGGCTGTCGGCATTTCCAACAACCCTTTTTTGTTATAAATCATACTTTAAAACCCCATCGTGATGCGCCTGCGCTCCCCTCGCTCCACTTAACATTCCACGCGTCACAACCGACTTCCCGCGAACCGGCTTTTCTTTTTGAGCGACAACCTTAAGATGTCTGCCTAAAATCTCGTCTTTAACTTCTATCCCCAATTCGCCAATAATTTCCAGAAAAACCTCCTCTTCTCTTTTGTATCCGTAGATAAGAGACTTAGAGGTGTTAATTTCCCCGCCAGCATCCTTAAATGCTAGCACGCATCTTGAAAAAAAAGCGCGGGGACGGGTTGATTGATATCTCCCTGTTTTGATAATTTGCTTAACGATATTTTTGAGTAAAACTCTGCCCTTCTCTGAAAAAATAGTCATTTTCTCCATACTCCCCCCCTTTTTTTAAAAGTTAAAGGTTAAAGAAATTTAAAGAACCAAACTTGGCTAGATTATAACAAAATGTTTTCTATTTGTCAAGCCCTTATTCCCACAGTTTTTTTGCCTCGGCCCAGATCGCGTTGTTCCCCTGTTCCTTTTTTTGGTACCACCATTCAACACCCCACAAATAAAATTCATCGAGACCAGTCTGACGCGCGTATTCAATTACATCTTTAAATTTTTCTAAATCCATTGACTTTGCCTGTTCCTCTGCGCTTGTTTCTTGAATTGAGGTTTGACTCCACGGCTCGGCTTGAAGTTCAATCACAATCACTCTTTCTATTTCTGTAAAAAACCTTACGAAATCAGCCCTTTTTTTATAAAAAACAGGCGGAATAGGATACTCAACTCGTCCAAATGTATCGCTCCAAACATTACGATAAAGAGTCGTTCCTAAAACATCGCCTCGCAAAGCAGGTTGAATCCAACTACTCAATTCCCCACTGGCTGTCATAATAATTGTTTTTCCAGAGATATTCAATTCCCGAACCAAAGCAACTTCTTTATCTAAAAATTGCTTATCCAACGGCGGACATTCGCCAAATCCTCTTAAAAATGGTTCGTTTTCAACTTGCCATGCCTTAATGGTTTCGCTCTCGCTATAATGATTAACAATTTCCTCCAACATCAACAAAATTCGCTCCTGTTGTTCAGAGACCATCAAATTATCCGCCCATTCTGGAGAATGACATTCTGGCCATCTGGGTACTTTTCGCCCGACGACTAAAATAACATCTGCGTCCCTTTCTTCCGCTCGCGCAATCTGCCAATCCAAATCATCAAAAAAATATTCCCCTTGGCTTGGTTCTATCTTGTCCCAATAGGCGACCAAGCGAAGTTTTTTTACGCCCAATCCGTCCAAGATATCCAAATAAGCCGCCTGCCAATCAAGCCCCATTTCCTCGGCAAACTTTTGACTGAAGGTGACGCCAAAGACGGCATTCTCGGCGGGAACAGCTTCCCCCGTGAACAGATAAACAAAAACGCCCGCCAAAAGAATAACAATTAAAAGAATTGTTATAAGCAAAATGCGGAGCGGATTAAAAATATCTTTAAATAATTTTCGTTCTTCCATAAAACTACAACGCTAAAATTCCCAAACCGAAAACAATAAATAAAATCGCCGTTAATTTTTGTAAAATAATTTTATAATTAACCCTCTCCTGAATAATTTTCGGAAATTTTTTGGAAAGAAATAAAACAATAATTAAAAGAAAAACATATTGAACCCCCTGCAAAGCGTTCACTATCGAAACGCTCCCTAAATAAATGGCATAATTAAGCAAAACAAACGCGCAAGCGGAAAGAATTTTATTGGAAATAAACAACCCGCCTATTCCTATTTTAACAGATTTTGATGTTTTGAAAATAGTCGTGCGCGCGGAGGGAATTAAGAGCAAAGAACAAGCGCCTAAAACGCCGCCTAGCCGAACCCAAATAAAGCCGTTAATAAACGACTGCCCGTTAAAAACAAACTTGGTTAAAACAAAAGAAAGAGCGAATAAAAACGCGGCCGAAACAGCAATTAATAAGCCCTTGGATAAAAAGGTTTGAGCGCTTTTTTGAGGCAAAAACATAATTACTCCTCCAAAAACAAGAAAGCAAAAAGATATTAACTGGTGAGACGCCAATCGTTCGTTTAGAAAAAAATATGTTAAAAATAGCGTAAAAATAGGAACCAATCCGCCCACAATCGGAGCGACAACCGACACCTCGTTCGTTTGAATAGTCCGATAAAAAAACAAAATCGCGAAGACAAAAGCGATTCCCGCGGCAAAACCACCGACCATTTGCCAAAAGGACATTAAAGAAAAACCGAACGGGATCAAAAACAAAGAAGCCGCCCCGCCCAAAAGCCCGACAAAAAAAGCGGCGGCCGCTGGTCGCAAAACCGTCTTTGAAAGCAAAAATTTATCAACTGTAAAAACAACAGCCAATAAAAAATGCGCGATGATAGCAATAAATAACCAGTCCATAAAATTACATCTCCAGCTCATTCCGCCCGCAAATCTCCGCATAAACGCGCGCGCTTCGCCTGACCCGTCTCTCCATTGTTTTGTAATCCACCTCCACTAATCCAAATCTCGGCCAAAAACCTTTATCCCACTCAAAATTATCAATCAGCGACCAGTGTAAATATCCCTTCACATTTACTCCATTCTTAATCGCTTTGTGAATCCAAAATAAATGCTCTTTAATAAATTTTTCTCTCCTTTTGTCTTGAGCGTCGGCTAATCCGTTTTCGGTAATATAAATCGGCTTTTCGTATTTTTCCAAATCCTTGAGAACATAATAAATGCCTTTTGGATAAATTTCCCAACCCATATCAGTAAGTTCTTTGTTTTTGTTTTGGTTAAACCTGAACCACTTATAATAGTTAAGACCGATAAAATCCTGCTTCTCTTTAATTTTATTCAGAAAATATTTATTCCAAAAATAATCAGCGAACTTTGCCAACAATCCGCCCTCAAAATAGATATTGTTTTTAGCGACGCCCACTTGGCAATCCAAGTCAATCAAATGCAAGGAACGATAAGCCAAGTGATGCGCTTTGGCTAAATTATTCAAAACCTTAAAATATTTAAAAATATTTTTATTCTGCGGCGTCCATTTTCCTGTCAAAAAAGATTGCGCCGTGTAAATATTCGGCTCGTTCAAAGTAATCCAAAAATCAACCAAATCAAATAAATTCTCGCTAATAATTTTTACAAATCTATCAAAATAATAAGGCGCCTTTGGATTAAGCCACCCGCCTTTTTCTGCGAACCAAATAGGCAAGGTCCAATGATTAAGCGTGACAAATGGTTCTATTCCTCTTTTTTTCAAAGCCAAAAGAACTTGGCGGTAATGTTCAATTTCTCCCTTATTAATCATCCCTTCCTTCGGCTCAATCCGCGACCACTCAATTGAAAAACGATGCGCATTATGATTAAGCGATTTGGCAAGAGCAAAATCCTCCTCAAATCTCTGATAATGCTCGCAAGCCCGGCCAGCATCCCCTTTCTCCCACTCCGACCAATTATTAACATTCCCGCCCTCAACCTGATGAGCGGCCGTCCCCGCCCCCCACAAAAACCCGTCTGGAAATTTATATGTTTTAATTTTAGACATTTTCTTAAATTTGGGGGCTGCCCCCGCAACGGGGGCAGCCCCCAAATTTCTTACCTCTGACATCGCGGACAAAAATACGATGAACGACTGCCTGTTTTTACCCTTTTAATTTTTTCTCCGCAAACGCGGCAATCTTCTCCCTCACGCTGATAAACCTTCGCAAGCGGCATATACCCTCCCTTTCTCCCGTAAGCGTCAAGATAATCCCTGTCCGAACTCCCTTTCTTTTTTAAAGCAAGCGACAAAACATTTTTAATCGCCTCATAAATCGCCTTTATCTCTTTTTCTTTTAATGTCCCCGCGTTTCTATCAGGCAAAACCCCGGCAGAAAACAAAATCTCGCAAGCGTAAATATTGCCAATCCCCGCGATAAATTTTTGGTCCATCAAAAGCGTTTTAATGACCGACTTTTTCCTTTTCTCAATCCGTTCCTTAAATAAATTAAAAGAAAAACTTTTATCAAGCGGCTCGGGACCAAAATTCATTTCATCAAAAAAATTGCCCAAATCTTTTTCCGAAATCAATTTAACAAAACCAAACTTCCGCAAGTCATTATGAAGCAAATAACTCCCGTCCGTAAAATAATAAACAATATGACTATGCTTCCCCACCTCTCCGTTAAAAATCAGTTGCCCGCTCAATTTCAAATGAATAACTAAAAAGTTCCCACTAGACAGTTTAATCAAAAGCAACTTCGCCCGCCTCTCAACACCCTCTATTTTCGCCCCCACGACCGCCTTCTTAAATTTCCCCAAAGACGCCTTAACCATTCCTGGCAAAGAAACCAAAACCCGCTCAATCTTTTTCCCTTTGAGCGCCTGCCCCAACTGCCTCCCAATTGTCTCCACCTCCGGCATTTCCGGCATAGTAATTAATTTTATCTTGGCGTTTCTTTGTATTGAGTAGCGACGAGAACGCCTTTTAGCGCATCTATGTCTTCTAAGACCACTCCTGTCCCGCGGACGACTGCCGTAAGGGGGTCTTCAACCAATTTAACTGGCATTTCTGTTTGCTCGGCAATTAATCGGTCAAGCCCTCGCAACAAACCGCCACCGCCCACTAAAAAGATACCTCGGGTCATAATATCAGCCACTAATTCCGGAGGCGTTTCTTCAATAGTCGCTTTAATTGAATTAACTAATAATTTAATTGAATGATTTAACGCTTTTCGGATTTGGCTGTCATTCACAATAACCTCTTTTGGCAGGCCGGTAATAATATCTCTCCCTCTCATCGCTGTTTCTATTGGTTCATCTAACGCGCAAGCCGAACCAACCGCTATCTTTATATCCTCCGCCGTTTTTTCGCCTAAAAGAAGATTAAATTCTTCGCGCGCGTAATTAACAATATCCTCGTTAAATTTATCTCCGGCAATCCGCAAACTGCGGCTAACGACAATCCCGCCCAGAGAAATGACAGCGACTTCCGATGTCCCGCCGCCAATATCAACGATCATATTGCCCGTCGCTTCTTGAACAGGCATTCTGACTCCAATCGCCGCCGCCATCGGTTCTTCAATTAGATAGACCTCGCGCGCGCCGGCGTTTCTGACCGCATCTTCAACCGCCCTTTTCTCCACTTCCGTCACGCCCGAAGGGATGCCAACCACGACGCGCGGTCGCGGCAAAATAGAAAAACTTTCTCGGTGAACTTTATCAATAAAAAATTTGAGCATCTGCTCGGTCACTTCAAAATCGGAAACAACCCCCGCCACCAAAGGCCGCGAAGCGACAATGTGCGCCGGCGTCCGTCCAACCATTTTTTTCGCTTCCTGCCCAATAGACAAAATCTGACCTGTTTTTTGGTTAATCGCCACGACTGACGGCTCATTAATAACAATCCCTCGTCCTTTGACATAGACGAGAGTGTTCGCTGTCCCTAAATCAATTCCGATATCCTTTGAAAAAAATCCGAAAAATTTATTAAGCATTGATTTCTTCTAATAAGTTCTGTTTTTTGACTAATTTTATCTCTTCGCTGTCTCTTTTTTTAATTTCAACCGAATCTGATTCAACCGTTTTCCCGCTAACCACTAAACGCCAAGGAATGCCAATTAAGTCGGCGTCGGCAAACTTCGCGCCAGGAGAAGCGTTGTCTCGGTCATCATAAAGAACCTCTATTTTATTTTCTATTAATTTATTATAAATATCATCGGCGAAATCTCGCGTTTCTTTTTCTTTGCCCAAAGACAACAAATGAACAGCGTAAGGGGCCACTTCTTCAGGCCAAATAATTCCTTTCTCATCATGATGAACTTCAACGATCGTCCCCATTGTTCGACTCGGTCCAAGACCATAACATCCCATCTCAACAAAATGGATTTTATCGCTCGCATCTGCATACGAAAAACCAAACGGCTCGGAAAATCGCGTTCCCAGTTTAAAAATATTTCCGACTTCAACCGCTTTTTCCACTCGCAAATCGCCGCTTTGACAAACGGGGCATTCTTTTTGCTCTTCAATGATTTCTTTATTAACCGCCACCTTGCATTTATCGCAGATATAAATCGTATCTTCGCCGGCGTCCGTTAGCGTTTGAAATTCATGGGAATATTTTGAAAACGCTCCACCCGAAGCAAAGGTCAGATAAGTGATGTCTCCCAATCCGCATCTTTTGTAAACCTTAAAATACGCTTCCTTCGCTACTTCGTAAAATTTATCCAAGTCCTCTTTGTCGGTATGAAAAGAATACAAATCCTTCATGGAAAATTCCCTCCCCCGAATCAGTCCTGCTTTGGCGCGCAACTCGTTTCTGAATTTGGTTTGAATTTGATAGACATAAGCGGGCAATTCTTTGTATGAAGAAACATATTTTTTAACTAAGGGGACAACGATTTCCTCGTGGGTCGCGCCCAAAGCGTATTCTTTTTTGTCGGCGCCCGCCAACTTGAAAAGAACATCAAAGTTATCCCAACGACCTGTTTGCTCCCAAACCTTTTTCGGCGTCAGAGAAGGCATCAAAATTTCCTGCCCGCCAATCGCATTCATCTCTTCGCGAATTATATGACAAATCTTGTTATGAACTCTCAACCCCAAAGGCAAAAACGAGTAAACGCCCGCGCTCACTTTTTCTATAAAACCGCCTCTAATTAAAACTTCCGCGTTAAAACTGGTCTCATCCTTCGGCGCCTCTTTAATTGTTTTTGTAAAAAGTTTTGATTGTCTCATAAGTTAATTGGGGGCTGCCCCCGCAACGGGGGCAGCCCCCAATTTTAACTAAAACAACCACTCAATGGGGTTGTTTTTTTGCTTTATGATTTAATTTCCAGCGCGAGTATTCTTTCGTCGTGTTCTTCTATTTTATTGTCATGTCTTTTATAAAGTTCAGTTGATGCTGTGTTCTCCTGCTCTAAATCACCCAATTTTTTAAAAATCTTATCTTGACCAGTTAAAATTTTATCAAACTTATCTTTAATTTGATTATCAACACTAGCAAATTTCTTATCAATATTATTAAATTTTTTATCTAAGTAATCTACAAATTCTTTATCCATTTTGTTTTCCCTCCTTATTTTTATTCTACCACAAAATCAACAAAACTAAAACAGCCGCGCCACATCTCTCCATGTAATCGCGACCATTAGAAGAATTAAAAGCGCGAAGCCAGCCGTGTGCGTAATTCTTTCAATATTTTGGCTAATCGGCGAACCCTTGATTTTCTCAATTCCCAAGAAAAGCAATCGCCCCCCGTCAAGCGCCGGGAAAGGAAGAATGTTAATAATCGCCAAGTTAATATTAAGAACAGCCGCCAATTGGATGATATAAATCAAGCCGAGCTGCGCCGCCTGACCGGTTAAATTGAAAATATAGACGGGACCGCCGCCTTCTATCGCTGACTTTCCCGTTGAAACCAATTGCCAAAGCAAACCACCCAAAGCGATCACAATGGCATAAGTCATATAAAAAACATCCGCGACGCCCGAATAAATCGCCTGATACCACGGTTGAGAAACAATCGTCGTTCTCGCCAAAGCGACTCCCAAACTGCCTTCACCCGATGGCGGATTAACTCGCGCGAACATTTTCTTTTCCAAGACCTCATCTCCTCTGTGGATAACCGCCGTAATCTCTTCGCCCTCATGCGCGGTAATAAAATATTGCATCTCTCCAACCATCTCCACTTCTATTTCTTCATCCCCCGCCTTGAGTCGCGCAACTGTGTCGCCCATCTGAATTCCCGCTTGCTCGGCGGGAGAACCAAAAGCGACCTGGACAATCTGAACCTTCGCTCCGCTCGCGCCTACCGCATCTTCATCCTCAATCATCGTCGGAAGTCCAACCCAATGCCCAACGCCCAAAAGAAAAGCCGCCAAAACCAAATTCATCGTCACCCCCGCGACCAAAACAATCGC
This genomic stretch from Patescibacteria group bacterium harbors:
- a CDS encoding outer membrane beta-barrel protein; the encoded protein is MKRIIVLVFALFMVVCFAVPISLAEERAEEDFGRVTIFAGPEYMFFGSLKVDDKSDINIDGKLGLNVGMGVKITDSIGIEASWSGFRLDESDLDLLAENQEVADVDVDYISLGPVFSYKIAEKITLNAGLGGYLCLVDIKVSDPESTESDSGGAWGGYVKVGASIPVVSKIVLGISGGYRYGGDIEMFTNRDWETSGGFCTALIKINF
- the cysS gene encoding cysteine--tRNA ligase — encoded protein: MLRLFNTLTRKSEVFKPIKKGKVGMYSCGPTVYDFAHIGNLRAYVFADLLRRYLAFSGFEVEQVMNITDIDDKTIRDSQKKGQTLKEFTEFYTKEFIKDMEALNVEMPNVLPKATEHISEMVALVQKLLKNGSAYESGGSIYFDISKFKKYGELARLEKRTLKKNASGRLNISDEYEKEEANDFVLWKAWQKEDGDVFWETELGKGRPGWHIECSAMSMKYLGERFDIHTGGADLVFPHHTNEIAQSEAATEKKFVNYWAHNEHLLVNGKKMSKSLGNFYTLRDIQEKGCNPLLLRLVLLKTHYRKILDFSFDDFKEAKIIAEKFLSFLAELSFITNGGSNNLDIKNTISRNREEFKKAMDSDLNISLALAALFDFIEEVYKIMPRISSSQAREIEKYIFEIDQVFGFIKPLFENYQERLTKILATKTVQTMISNRGKARKEKNYAEADKIRGDLLKEGIIIEDMAERCKIRLLEIVE
- the tgt gene encoding tRNA guanosine(34) transglycosylase Tgt, producing the protein MSFFKITKKHSKSQARLGVIKTANGVMRTPAFFPVATKASVKGLTPEDIKKIGFEGVLANAYHLYLQPGNKIVKKMGGLHKFMNWQGVTATDSGGFQVFSLGMAIQDKVGKILKEGEKEWGQSPKIGDCPHSSHASLVKIDEEGVDFTSHLDGSAHRFTPEISIKIQEDLGADIIFAFDECSSPLADYDYTKKAMGRTHRWAERCLKAKNKDNQFLFGIVQGGLFEDLRKESARFIGEMPFDGFGIGGSFGKGEMKKALDWIIPYLPENKLRHLLGIGYLEDVREAVKRGIDLFDCVEPTRLARHGTLLTERGKLDIFKTTYKIDKKPIMKNCQCYTCQNFTRAYLHHLFRAKEILAARLATIHNLRFMFDFMEKIRQDIKKDKRI
- a CDS encoding TrmH family RNA methyltransferase, encoding MGKNKFYVVCDNIRSLENIGSVFRTADALGVDKIFLCGICGKPPRDKISKTALGAEKNIPWEYHSQIWRVIDKLKKEGVFIVALEQTKNSVAYNKFKPKFPMALVIGNEVKGVSLSVLKKSDKIIHLPMAGKKESLNVVVAFGVAGYKIRE
- a CDS encoding DMT family transporter, which codes for MDWLFIAIIAHFLLAVVFTVDKFLLSKTVLRPAAAAFFVGLLGGAASLFLIPFGFSLMSFWQMVGGFAAGIAFVFAILFFYRTIQTNEVSVVAPIVGGLVPIFTLFLTYFFLNERLASHQLISFCFLVFGGVIMFLPQKSAQTFLSKGLLIAVSAAFLFALSFVLTKFVFNGQSFINGFIWVRLGGVLGACSLLLIPSARTTIFKTSKSVKIGIGGLFISNKILSACAFVLLNYAIYLGSVSIVNALQGVQYVFLLIIVLFLSKKFPKIIQERVNYKIILQKLTAILFIVFGLGILAL
- a CDS encoding glycoside hydrolase family 1 protein, which produces MKTYKFPDGFLWGAGTAAHQVEGGNVNNWSEWEKGDAGRACEHYQRFEEDFALAKSLNHNAHRFSIEWSRIEPKEGMINKGEIEHYRQVLLALKKRGIEPFVTLNHWTLPIWFAEKGGWLNPKAPYYFDRFVKIISENLFDLVDFWITLNEPNIYTAQSFLTGKWTPQNKNIFKYFKVLNNLAKAHHLAYRSLHLIDLDCQVGVAKNNIYFEGGLLAKFADYFWNKYFLNKIKEKQDFIGLNYYKWFRFNQNKNKELTDMGWEIYPKGIYYVLKDLEKYEKPIYITENGLADAQDKRREKFIKEHLFWIHKAIKNGVNVKGYLHWSLIDNFEWDKGFWPRFGLVEVDYKTMERRVRRSARVYAEICGRNELEM
- the mutM gene encoding bifunctional DNA-formamidopyrimidine glycosylase/DNA-(apurinic or apyrimidinic site) lyase; translation: MPEMPEVETIGRQLGQALKGKKIERVLVSLPGMVKASLGKFKKAVVGAKIEGVERRAKLLLIKLSSGNFLVIHLKLSGQLIFNGEVGKHSHIVYYFTDGSYLLHNDLRKFGFVKLISEKDLGNFFDEMNFGPEPLDKSFSFNLFKERIEKRKKSVIKTLLMDQKFIAGIGNIYACEILFSAGVLPDRNAGTLKEKEIKAIYEAIKNVLSLALKKKGSSDRDYLDAYGRKGGYMPLAKVYQREGEDCRVCGEKIKRVKTGSRSSYFCPRCQR
- a CDS encoding rod shape-determining protein translates to MLNKFFGFFSKDIGIDLGTANTLVYVKGRGIVINEPSVVAINQKTGQILSIGQEAKKMVGRTPAHIVASRPLVAGVVSDFEVTEQMLKFFIDKVHRESFSILPRPRVVVGIPSGVTEVEKRAVEDAVRNAGAREVYLIEEPMAAAIGVRMPVQEATGNMIVDIGGGTSEVAVISLGGIVVSRSLRIAGDKFNEDIVNYAREEFNLLLGEKTAEDIKIAVGSACALDEPIETAMRGRDIITGLPKEVIVNDSQIRKALNHSIKLLVNSIKATIEETPPELVADIMTRGIFLVGGGGLLRGLDRLIAEQTEMPVKLVEDPLTAVVRGTGVVLEDIDALKGVLVATQYKETPR
- a CDS encoding prolyl-tRNA synthetase, producing MRQSKLFTKTIKEAPKDETSFNAEVLIRGGFIEKVSAGVYSFLPLGLRVHNKICHIIREEMNAIGGQEILMPSLTPKKVWEQTGRWDNFDVLFKLAGADKKEYALGATHEEIVVPLVKKYVSSYKELPAYVYQIQTKFRNELRAKAGLIRGREFSMKDLYSFHTDKEDLDKFYEVAKEAYFKVYKRCGLGDITYLTFASGGAFSKYSHEFQTLTDAGEDTIYICDKCKVAVNKEIIEEQKECPVCQSGDLRVEKAVEVGNIFKLGTRFSEPFGFSYADASDKIHFVEMGCYGLGPSRTMGTIVEVHHDEKGIIWPEEVAPYAVHLLSLGKEKETRDFADDIYNKLIENKIEVLYDDRDNASPGAKFADADLIGIPWRLVVSGKTVESDSVEIKKRDSEEIKLVKKQNLLEEINA